In one window of Cupriavidus necator N-1 DNA:
- a CDS encoding tripartite tricarboxylate transporter substrate binding protein, translated as MKSVLNRFGRTLGAIALAACATGALAQGGYPNRPIRIIVPWPAGGGVDAVTRTVAEKMTASLGQQVVVDNRPGATGNIGAGMGAKAAPDGYTLLVASAPMAINAGLHKNLPFDMGKDFAPLGLMASSPYMLVIHPSVGGSVKDLVARAKAEPGKLSYASVGPGTQQNVITEVFKETAHINVVHAPYKGGPQALTDMVGGHIQMMFHGVPAVMPFVKGGQLKGIAVASKQRLPLFPDVPTMAEAGFPGIEASEWYGLVAPAGTPKEIVALLGKEIEKALNAPGVRQQLVSRGYEPASQSSPDQFASFMAAEQKKWALAIKQTGFRLE; from the coding sequence ATGAAATCCGTACTGAACCGCTTTGGCCGTACCCTGGGCGCGATCGCACTGGCCGCCTGCGCCACCGGCGCGCTGGCACAAGGCGGATACCCCAACCGCCCGATCCGCATCATCGTACCCTGGCCGGCGGGCGGCGGCGTCGATGCCGTCACCCGCACGGTGGCCGAGAAGATGACAGCCAGCCTGGGCCAGCAAGTCGTGGTCGACAACCGGCCCGGGGCAACCGGCAATATCGGCGCCGGCATGGGCGCCAAGGCGGCACCGGATGGCTACACGCTGCTGGTCGCCAGCGCACCGATGGCGATCAACGCCGGCCTGCACAAGAACCTGCCCTTCGACATGGGCAAGGACTTCGCGCCGCTGGGGCTGATGGCAAGCTCGCCGTACATGCTGGTAATCCACCCGTCCGTGGGCGGCTCTGTCAAGGACCTGGTGGCACGCGCCAAGGCGGAGCCCGGCAAGCTCAGCTATGCATCGGTCGGCCCGGGCACCCAGCAGAACGTGATCACCGAGGTGTTCAAGGAGACCGCCCATATCAATGTCGTGCACGCGCCCTACAAGGGCGGACCGCAGGCGCTGACCGACATGGTCGGAGGCCACATCCAGATGATGTTCCACGGCGTGCCGGCGGTGATGCCGTTCGTCAAGGGCGGCCAGCTCAAGGGCATCGCCGTGGCCAGCAAGCAGCGGCTGCCGTTGTTCCCGGATGTGCCGACCATGGCGGAGGCGGGCTTCCCCGGTATCGAGGCCAGCGAATGGTATGGCCTGGTGGCACCCGCCGGCACGCCGAAGGAAATCGTCGCGCTGCTCGGCAAGGAGATCGAGAAGGCCCTGAATGCGCCTGGCGTGCGCCAGCAACTCGTCAGCAGGGGTTATGAGCCCGCCAGCCAGAGTTCCCCAGACCAGTTTGCCAGCTTCATGGCGGCCGAGCAGAAGAAATGGGCGCTCGCCATCAAGCAGACCGGGTTCCGGCTGGAATAA
- a CDS encoding indolepyruvate ferredoxin oxidoreductase family protein, whose protein sequence is MNAPILPDAARQAMQAVSIDDKYALDSGRAYMSGVQALVRLPLLQRKRDAAAGHNTAAFISGYRGSPLGTYDQALWQAKKHLADNHVVFKPGVNEELGVTAVWGSQQLEFDAASKRYDGVFGIWYGKGPGVDRSGDALKHANLAGTSPLGGVIALAGDDHVSKSSTLAHQSDHTFMACGLPVFFPSNVQDILDLGVHALAMSRFSGLWAGMKTVQEVVESGASVTTDSDRVRIVLPEDFALPEGGLHIRWPDDPLAAEARMMEFKWPAALAYVRANRLNRNVIEGSGDRLGIIASGKAYSDTRQALLDLGLDDATCRALGIRLHKVSVVWPLEPDSVRDFARGLREILVVEEKRPVIEQQLKDELYHYPPAARPAVFGKYHHTDGAGGEWSHRKPAEDWLLRAKADLSPALVAKAIAQRLKALGVPADVAARMDVRLQEIEAKERATGQGDTRATDRLPWFCPGCPHNTSTQVPEGSVATAGIGCHGMVVWMDRSTTSWSQMGGEGVHWMGQAPFSKRTHMFANLGDGTYNHSGLLAVRQSIHAGVNLTYKILFNSAVAMTGGQPVDGQLDVPAMTRELGAEGARQIVVVTDEPGKYKGVDNLAAGVTVRHRDELDTVQRELREVSGVTVIIYDQACATKKRRERKRGTMVDPAKRVVINELVCEGCGDCSVQSNCLAVQPVETDFGRKRKVNQDTCNKDFSCTKGFCPSFVTVEGGQLKKPAATASGRATPPAIPMPTLPDAGKPQRIVVAGIGGTGIVTIGGVLGMAAHLEGKGVITQDATGMAQMGGATWSHIQIAASPDALHASRVDMAMADLVIACDTVVAAGKTSLAAMSPARTYVVLNSHLTPTAAFVRNPDWDPQTGEAVARIAQSVGEGQLASFDAEQVAKQLLGQSIFANLLLLGYAWQKGKVPLSHAALMRAIELNGVQVDSNKAAFEWGRLCAHDMSKIPAQPAGSQVIQFVRKVPVGELMTKHADFLAGYQNRAYAAQYESLVGRVKAAESVVGGTRLTEAVARSLFKLMAYKDEYEVARLHTGAAFRQQIAAMFEGKVRLVHHLAPPLFARKNQAGELVKGAYGPWMRSAFGVLARFKGLRGTAFDPFGYTLERKEERALIGEFRRSVEALLPALSAQNLDLALEIARLPQEIRGYGHVKARNLAATRTRWERLMAQWQQGSAKPGQTKATEAA, encoded by the coding sequence ATGAATGCTCCAATCCTCCCCGACGCGGCCCGGCAGGCGATGCAAGCCGTGTCGATCGACGACAAGTACGCGCTGGACTCCGGCCGTGCCTACATGAGCGGCGTGCAGGCGCTGGTACGCCTGCCGCTGTTGCAGCGCAAGCGCGATGCCGCGGCCGGCCACAACACCGCCGCCTTTATTTCCGGCTACCGCGGTTCACCCCTGGGGACCTATGACCAGGCGCTGTGGCAGGCAAAGAAGCATCTTGCCGATAACCACGTGGTCTTCAAACCCGGCGTCAACGAGGAACTCGGCGTCACGGCGGTCTGGGGCTCGCAGCAACTGGAGTTCGATGCCGCCAGCAAGCGCTACGACGGCGTGTTCGGCATCTGGTATGGCAAGGGTCCCGGCGTCGACCGCAGCGGCGATGCGCTCAAGCATGCCAACCTCGCCGGCACCTCGCCGCTGGGTGGCGTGATCGCGCTCGCCGGCGATGACCATGTCTCCAAGAGCAGCACGCTGGCCCACCAGAGCGACCACACCTTCATGGCGTGCGGGCTGCCGGTGTTCTTCCCGTCCAATGTGCAGGACATCCTCGATCTCGGCGTGCATGCCCTCGCCATGAGCCGCTTCAGCGGGCTGTGGGCCGGCATGAAGACCGTGCAGGAGGTGGTGGAATCGGGCGCCTCGGTGACCACCGACTCGGATCGCGTGCGCATCGTGTTGCCGGAAGACTTCGCCCTGCCCGAGGGCGGACTGCATATCCGCTGGCCCGACGATCCGCTCGCGGCCGAGGCGCGCATGATGGAGTTCAAGTGGCCGGCCGCGCTCGCCTATGTGCGTGCCAACCGCCTGAACCGCAACGTGATCGAGGGATCCGGCGACCGCCTCGGCATCATCGCCAGCGGCAAGGCCTACAGCGACACGCGCCAGGCCCTGCTCGACCTCGGGCTGGATGACGCCACCTGCCGCGCGCTCGGCATCCGGCTGCACAAGGTCAGCGTGGTTTGGCCGCTGGAGCCCGACAGCGTGCGCGACTTTGCGCGCGGGCTGCGCGAAATCCTGGTGGTCGAGGAAAAGCGTCCCGTCATCGAGCAGCAGCTCAAGGACGAGCTGTACCACTACCCGCCCGCCGCCCGCCCGGCCGTCTTCGGCAAGTACCACCACACCGACGGCGCCGGCGGCGAATGGAGCCACCGCAAGCCCGCCGAGGACTGGCTGCTGCGCGCCAAGGCCGATCTCTCGCCCGCGCTGGTGGCCAAGGCCATCGCGCAGCGGCTCAAGGCGCTGGGCGTGCCGGCCGACGTGGCCGCGCGCATGGACGTGCGCCTGCAGGAAATCGAAGCGAAGGAACGCGCCACCGGCCAGGGCGATACGCGCGCCACCGATCGCCTGCCGTGGTTCTGCCCGGGCTGCCCGCACAACACCAGCACCCAGGTGCCGGAGGGCTCGGTCGCGACCGCCGGCATCGGCTGCCACGGCATGGTGGTGTGGATGGACCGCTCGACCACCTCGTGGTCGCAGATGGGCGGCGAAGGCGTGCACTGGATGGGCCAGGCGCCCTTCAGCAAGCGCACCCACATGTTCGCCAACCTGGGCGACGGCACCTACAACCACTCCGGCCTGCTGGCGGTACGCCAGTCGATCCACGCCGGCGTGAACCTGACCTACAAGATCCTGTTCAACAGCGCCGTGGCCATGACCGGCGGCCAGCCGGTGGACGGCCAGCTCGACGTGCCGGCGATGACGCGCGAACTGGGCGCCGAAGGCGCGCGGCAGATCGTCGTGGTCACGGACGAACCGGGCAAGTACAAGGGTGTCGACAACCTCGCCGCCGGCGTCACCGTGCGCCACCGCGACGAGCTCGATACCGTGCAGCGCGAGCTGCGCGAGGTGTCCGGCGTGACCGTGATCATCTACGACCAGGCCTGCGCCACCAAGAAGCGCCGCGAGCGCAAGCGCGGCACCATGGTCGATCCGGCGAAGCGCGTGGTCATCAACGAGCTGGTGTGCGAAGGCTGCGGCGACTGCTCCGTGCAAAGCAATTGCCTGGCCGTGCAGCCGGTGGAAACCGACTTCGGCCGCAAGCGCAAGGTCAACCAGGATACCTGCAACAAGGACTTCTCCTGCACCAAGGGCTTCTGCCCGAGCTTTGTCACGGTCGAAGGCGGCCAACTGAAGAAGCCCGCCGCCACCGCGAGCGGCCGCGCCACGCCTCCGGCCATCCCGATGCCCACGCTGCCGGATGCCGGCAAGCCGCAGCGCATCGTGGTGGCGGGGATCGGCGGCACCGGCATCGTCACCATCGGCGGCGTGCTGGGCATGGCCGCCCACCTGGAGGGCAAGGGCGTGATCACCCAGGATGCGACCGGCATGGCGCAGATGGGTGGGGCCACCTGGAGCCACATCCAGATCGCCGCCAGCCCGGACGCCCTGCATGCGAGCCGCGTCGACATGGCCATGGCCGACCTGGTGATCGCCTGCGATACCGTGGTCGCAGCCGGCAAGACCTCGCTGGCCGCGATGTCGCCGGCGCGGACCTATGTGGTGCTGAACAGCCATCTCACCCCGACCGCGGCCTTTGTCCGCAATCCCGACTGGGATCCGCAGACCGGCGAGGCCGTGGCGCGGATCGCGCAGTCCGTCGGCGAAGGCCAGCTCGCCAGCTTCGACGCCGAACAGGTGGCGAAGCAGCTGCTCGGCCAGTCGATCTTCGCCAACCTGCTGCTGCTCGGCTATGCCTGGCAGAAAGGCAAGGTGCCGCTGTCGCACGCCGCGCTGATGCGCGCCATCGAGCTCAACGGCGTGCAGGTCGACAGCAACAAGGCGGCCTTCGAATGGGGCCGGCTGTGCGCCCACGATATGTCGAAGATACCCGCGCAGCCGGCCGGCTCGCAGGTAATCCAGTTCGTGCGCAAGGTGCCGGTCGGGGAACTGATGACGAAGCATGCCGACTTCCTGGCCGGCTACCAGAACCGGGCCTATGCGGCGCAATACGAGTCGTTAGTGGGCCGCGTGAAGGCAGCGGAATCGGTCGTCGGCGGCACCCGCCTGACCGAAGCCGTGGCCCGCTCGCTGTTCAAGCTGATGGCCTATAAAGACGAATATGAGGTGGCTCGCCTGCATACCGGCGCCGCATTCCGCCAGCAGATTGCGGCGATGTTCGAAGGCAAGGTCCGGCTGGTCCATCACCTGGCCCCTCCCCTGTTTGCGCGGAAGAACCAGGCCGGCGAACTGGTGAAAGGCGCCTATGGCCCGTGGATGCGCAGCGCGTTCGGCGTACTGGCCCGGTTCAAGGGACTGCGCGGCACGGCATTCGACCCCTTCGGCTACACCCTGGAGCGCAAGGAAGAGCGGGCCTTGATCGGTGAATTCCGGCGCAGCGTGGAAGCCTTGCTGCCGGCACTTTCCGCGCAAAACCTTGACCTGGCGCTGGAGATTGCCCGGCTGCCGCAGGAAATCCGCGGCTACGGCCACGTCAAGGCGCGCAACCTGGCGGCCACCCGCACGCGCTGGGAGCGGCTGATGGCGCAATGGCAGCAAGGAAGCGCAAAGCCGGGACAGACCAAGGCTACTGAAGCGGCATAA
- a CDS encoding Ldh family oxidoreductase: protein MSIRWKTDRLARWTAAVFESCGVAPDQATEAAAALVRSELRGYKTHGLTRVPSYVERLRAGDFNPRPEMSHKAFPGGIVLDADGAMGQIAGPRAVQLGLEALQSCASVLVAVQSCGHLGALGIPALLAAEAGAFCMVGQRTPPVLGMEGFARAAIGHNPIAFGCPLPGAAPIVFDVACSVAARGHILLAAREGKPIPDDWALDADGHPTTDAQRALEGSLLPTGGHKGIGIAMMVECLAGAMAATADSLSPARNTVAGAGAVGRQGGFVWLVKPDAFAGKDLFADYMAQWTGNYLAAGGADARLPGHRGEALEREGREQGIALPDAVVRELDALGRELGIPLPG, encoded by the coding sequence ATGAGTATCCGCTGGAAAACCGACCGCCTTGCGCGCTGGACCGCCGCCGTGTTCGAGTCGTGCGGCGTGGCGCCAGACCAGGCTACCGAAGCCGCGGCCGCACTGGTGCGCAGCGAACTGCGTGGCTACAAGACGCATGGCCTGACGCGGGTCCCCTCCTATGTCGAACGCCTGCGTGCCGGCGATTTCAACCCGCGCCCCGAGATGTCGCACAAGGCCTTTCCGGGCGGCATCGTGCTGGACGCCGACGGCGCCATGGGCCAGATCGCGGGCCCGCGCGCCGTGCAACTGGGGCTGGAGGCGCTGCAATCGTGCGCGTCCGTGCTGGTTGCGGTGCAATCGTGCGGCCATCTCGGCGCGCTGGGCATCCCAGCGCTGCTGGCTGCCGAGGCGGGTGCCTTCTGCATGGTCGGACAGCGCACGCCGCCCGTGCTGGGCATGGAAGGATTTGCCCGCGCCGCGATCGGGCACAACCCCATCGCCTTCGGCTGCCCGTTGCCGGGCGCGGCGCCGATCGTGTTCGACGTCGCCTGCAGCGTCGCCGCCCGCGGCCATATCCTGCTGGCCGCCCGTGAAGGCAAGCCGATTCCCGATGACTGGGCGCTAGACGCCGACGGCCATCCGACCACCGATGCGCAACGCGCGCTGGAAGGCTCGCTGCTGCCCACCGGCGGGCACAAAGGCATCGGCATCGCCATGATGGTGGAGTGCCTGGCCGGTGCCATGGCCGCCACCGCAGACTCGCTTTCTCCCGCGCGCAACACCGTCGCAGGCGCCGGCGCGGTCGGCCGCCAAGGCGGTTTTGTCTGGCTGGTAAAGCCGGACGCCTTTGCCGGCAAGGACCTGTTCGCCGACTACATGGCGCAGTGGACCGGCAATTATCTTGCCGCCGGCGGCGCCGATGCCCGGCTCCCCGGACACCGAGGCGAAGCGCTCGAACGCGAAGGCCGCGAGCAAGGCATCGCCCTGCCCGACGCGGTCGTGCGGGAACTGGATGCGCTAGGCCGCGAACTCGGCATCCCCCTCCCCGGCTAG
- a CDS encoding GntR family transcriptional regulator has protein sequence MTKLRSVSDAIIHSIESGALREGDRLPSEGELASFHGVSVGTIQKALARLTHSGLITREQGRGTFVSGTRVAPADVRYLRFRDEQGNELPSYVHARSVKRIKRKGPWSEFLAGDGYVRIERVISVGGRFDLYSEFWLREEDFAQLGGLDRDALEKNLRELIGQRLSLPTLRVDQWIRFGPAPAAAAQELGLDPEAPAFIMELRGYTLRDQPLYYQSIYAAPFAERLMIVREKST, from the coding sequence ATGACCAAACTTCGCAGCGTCTCCGACGCGATCATCCACTCCATCGAATCCGGCGCACTGCGCGAGGGCGACCGCCTGCCCTCCGAGGGCGAGCTCGCCAGCTTCCATGGGGTCAGCGTCGGCACGATCCAGAAGGCATTGGCGCGGCTGACGCACTCCGGACTGATCACGCGCGAACAGGGACGGGGCACCTTTGTCTCCGGGACGCGCGTTGCGCCGGCGGATGTCCGTTACCTGCGCTTTCGCGATGAACAGGGCAACGAGCTGCCGTCCTACGTCCACGCGCGCTCGGTAAAGCGTATCAAGCGCAAGGGACCGTGGTCGGAGTTCCTCGCCGGTGACGGCTACGTGCGCATCGAGCGCGTGATCAGCGTCGGCGGCCGCTTCGACCTCTACAGCGAGTTCTGGCTGCGCGAGGAAGACTTTGCGCAACTTGGCGGGCTGGACCGCGATGCCCTGGAGAAGAACCTGCGCGAGCTGATCGGCCAGCGCCTGTCGCTGCCGACGCTGCGCGTGGACCAGTGGATCCGCTTTGGCCCGGCCCCGGCCGCGGCCGCGCAGGAACTCGGGCTCGACCCGGAAGCGCCGGCATTCATCATGGAGTTACGTGGCTACACGCTGCGCGACCAGCCGCTCTACTACCAGTCGATCTATGCCGCCCCGTTCGCGGAGCGCCTGATGATCGTGCGGGAGAAATCCACATGA
- a CDS encoding UxaA family hydrolase — MTTTFLGYPRENGAVGVRNWVAVVSVMDNCNPVTRTIARTVGGCIPVTTLFVRGQFGADLDFAFESLAGLGRNPNIAAVLLVGLEESSTEEVARRIRSTGKPVECVHLQPDGTVACIAEGTRKASRLSLAASKARRVPCPVSSLVIGVECGGSDTTSGLSCNPVIGRMADMVIAGGGTVIISETSEFIGAEHLFAERAADGRVREAFVTAVRNMENLAISRGVDMREDQPSPDNKRGGLTTVEEKALGAMAKAGTSPLVGVLRYGEAPQKKGLHFMDAPAAAVENLTALAAGGCQLTFFGTGVGNPIGSMVAPTVKVCGNVNTLHTMADNIDFDVSGVLQNGDKISDLGEQLFGYAMDVASGTRLTSEVLDIRETAVSRFALSL; from the coding sequence ATGACAACAACCTTCCTCGGATACCCGCGCGAGAACGGCGCGGTCGGTGTGCGCAACTGGGTCGCGGTGGTTTCCGTGATGGACAACTGCAATCCGGTCACCCGCACCATTGCCCGCACCGTAGGCGGCTGCATCCCGGTCACGACGCTGTTCGTGCGCGGACAGTTCGGCGCCGACCTGGATTTCGCGTTCGAGTCGCTGGCCGGCCTTGGCCGCAATCCCAATATCGCCGCGGTGCTGCTGGTGGGCCTGGAAGAATCGTCGACGGAAGAGGTCGCACGCCGCATCCGCAGCACCGGCAAGCCGGTCGAATGCGTGCACCTGCAGCCCGACGGCACGGTTGCATGCATTGCCGAAGGCACGCGCAAGGCCAGCCGGCTCTCGCTGGCGGCGTCGAAGGCGCGCCGCGTGCCGTGCCCGGTGTCGTCGCTGGTGATCGGCGTCGAGTGCGGCGGTTCTGACACCACTTCCGGGCTGAGCTGCAATCCGGTGATCGGCCGCATGGCGGACATGGTGATCGCCGGCGGCGGCACCGTGATCATTTCCGAAACCTCGGAGTTCATCGGCGCCGAGCATCTGTTCGCCGAGCGCGCGGCCGATGGCCGGGTGCGCGAGGCCTTTGTCACGGCGGTGCGCAACATGGAAAACCTGGCGATCTCGCGCGGCGTCGACATGCGCGAGGACCAGCCTTCGCCCGACAACAAGCGCGGCGGCCTGACCACGGTCGAGGAAAAGGCGCTGGGCGCCATGGCCAAGGCCGGCACCAGCCCACTGGTGGGCGTGCTGCGCTACGGCGAGGCGCCGCAGAAGAAGGGGCTGCATTTCATGGACGCGCCGGCCGCGGCAGTGGAAAATCTCACTGCGCTGGCCGCCGGCGGATGCCAGCTCACCTTCTTCGGCACGGGGGTGGGCAACCCCATCGGCAGCATGGTGGCACCGACCGTCAAGGTGTGCGGCAACGTCAATACCCTGCACACCATGGCCGACAACATTGACTTCGACGTCAGCGGAGTCCTGCAGAACGGGGACAAGATCTCCGACCTCGGCGAGCAGCTGTTTGGTTATGCGATGGACGTCGCATCCGGCACGCGGCTGACCAGCGAGGTGCTCGATATCCGGGAGACCGCGGTCAGTCGATTCGCACTGAGCCTCTGA
- a CDS encoding UxaA family hydrolase, with protein MPRAIVLNPADNVATLLDAGQAGDACALEGERQGKLVLLQDVPFGHKICIADTVEGETILKYGQVIGRASRAVRAGEHMHVHNIESARARGDLQKG; from the coding sequence ATGCCCCGAGCCATCGTACTGAACCCGGCCGACAATGTGGCCACCCTGCTGGACGCCGGCCAGGCCGGCGACGCCTGCGCGCTGGAAGGCGAGCGACAAGGCAAGCTGGTGCTGCTGCAAGACGTGCCGTTCGGCCACAAGATCTGCATCGCCGACACGGTCGAGGGAGAAACCATCCTGAAGTACGGCCAGGTCATCGGCCGCGCCAGCCGCGCGGTGCGCGCCGGCGAACACATGCACGTTCACAACATCGAGTCGGCGCGTGCCCGCGGCGACCTGCAAAAGGGGTAA
- a CDS encoding zinc-binding dehydrogenase, with amino-acid sequence MKAVRVVPGPEGGKVEVQDIPVPVVAAGQVLVRVRAAGLNRGEINQAKELRSGNTITTGVEFAGEIAEVGEGVSGWRKGDRVMGHGRGCQAEYVVADPLALIPVPDGLSWIDAAAFPNVFITAHDALVTNGRLVAGESVLVNGASGGVAMAAIQIASLMGARPVIASSRSAAKLDKISQFGVDVGIDASKDDQVEAVLQATDNKGVDIIIDTVGGPVFEANMKSLAIKGRLVNIARLGSATAQIDLAQLWLKRLQLIGVTFRTRTEQERLECIQACARDMLPFLRAGRVRLPIDRTFAMTDIDAAHAYMKQDQHVGKIVLLVD; translated from the coding sequence GTGAAGGCAGTCCGTGTAGTGCCGGGCCCCGAGGGCGGCAAGGTCGAAGTGCAGGATATCCCCGTGCCGGTGGTGGCAGCGGGGCAGGTACTGGTGAGGGTGCGCGCCGCGGGCCTCAACCGTGGCGAAATCAACCAGGCGAAGGAGCTGCGCTCGGGCAACACCATCACCACCGGCGTCGAATTTGCCGGCGAGATCGCGGAAGTCGGCGAAGGCGTCAGCGGCTGGCGCAAGGGCGACCGCGTGATGGGCCATGGCCGCGGGTGCCAGGCGGAGTACGTGGTGGCCGACCCGTTGGCACTGATCCCGGTGCCGGACGGCTTGTCATGGATCGATGCCGCGGCGTTCCCCAACGTCTTTATCACCGCGCATGACGCACTGGTCACCAACGGCCGCCTGGTGGCGGGCGAGTCGGTGCTGGTCAACGGCGCCTCGGGCGGCGTGGCGATGGCGGCGATCCAGATCGCCTCGCTGATGGGCGCCCGGCCTGTGATTGCGTCCTCGCGCTCGGCGGCCAAGCTGGACAAAATCAGCCAGTTCGGCGTGGATGTCGGCATCGACGCCTCGAAGGACGACCAGGTCGAGGCGGTCTTGCAGGCCACCGACAACAAGGGCGTCGACATCATCATCGATACCGTCGGCGGCCCGGTGTTCGAGGCCAATATGAAAAGCCTGGCAATCAAGGGCCGCCTGGTGAACATCGCGCGGCTGGGCTCGGCAACCGCCCAGATCGACCTGGCACAGCTCTGGCTCAAGCGCCTGCAGCTGATCGGCGTGACCTTCCGCACCCGCACGGAACAGGAGCGGCTGGAGTGCATCCAGGCCTGCGCGCGCGACATGCTGCCGTTTTTGCGCGCGGGCCGCGTGCGGCTGCCGATCGATCGGACCTTTGCCATGACCGACATCGACGCCGCGCATGCGTACATGAAGCAAGACCAGCACGTCGGCAAGATCGTGTTGCTGGTCGACTGA
- a CDS encoding TauD/TfdA dioxygenase family protein, producing MTIQIKPLTGSVAAAVTGVDLNQPLDDASFEILHRAFLEHGVLVFRGQQLQPAAQVAFARRWGKPVQGNPLLKGLTEFPELAQVTRIPKETASTEAWHSDSIYTEVPPKISILSAVTIPIGGDTMWCNQYVSYDRLSPAMQRMIEGLRARFSGARLAKMTGSDKVPTAVHPIVRTHPETGRKALYVGHPDTAQCIEGMTEVESRPLLDFLYEHSVTPDNVYRHMWQEGDVVMWDNRCTMHYAVHDYGNADRVLNRVTLEGEVPR from the coding sequence ATGACAATCCAGATCAAGCCGCTGACCGGCTCCGTGGCTGCAGCCGTGACCGGTGTCGACCTGAACCAGCCGCTCGACGACGCCAGCTTCGAGATCCTGCACCGGGCGTTCCTGGAGCATGGCGTGCTGGTGTTCCGCGGCCAGCAACTGCAGCCGGCCGCGCAGGTCGCGTTCGCCCGGCGCTGGGGCAAGCCGGTGCAGGGCAACCCGCTGCTCAAGGGCCTGACCGAGTTCCCGGAACTGGCTCAGGTCACCAGGATCCCGAAGGAAACCGCCTCGACCGAGGCCTGGCATTCGGACTCGATCTATACCGAGGTGCCGCCGAAGATCTCGATCCTGTCGGCGGTCACCATCCCCATCGGTGGCGACACCATGTGGTGCAACCAGTACGTCTCGTACGACCGCCTGTCGCCGGCGATGCAGCGCATGATCGAAGGGCTGCGGGCCCGCTTCTCGGGGGCGCGGCTGGCCAAGATGACGGGTTCGGACAAGGTGCCGACGGCCGTGCACCCGATCGTGCGCACGCACCCGGAGACCGGGCGCAAGGCGCTTTATGTCGGCCACCCCGACACCGCGCAGTGCATCGAAGGCATGACCGAAGTGGAGAGCCGTCCGCTGCTCGACTTCCTGTATGAGCACTCGGTGACGCCGGACAACGTCTACCGCCATATGTGGCAGGAGGGCGATGTGGTGATGTGGGATAACCGCTGCACCATGCACTACGCCGTGCACGACTATGGCAATGCCGACCGCGTGCTGAACCGCGTCACGCTGGAAGGGGAAGTGCCCCGCTGA
- a CDS encoding Re/Si-specific NAD(P)(+) transhydrogenase subunit alpha gives MQIGIPTETRAGEARVAATPETVKKYVAQGHQVILQAGAGVRASQTDSAYEAAGARIGSAAEALGAQLVLKVRAPDEAELAQMKPGAVLVGMLNPFDAENNARMSAANITAFALEAAPRTTRAQSMDVLSSQANIAGYKAVLVAAHHYQRFMPMLMTAAGTVKAARVLILGAGVAGLQAIASAKRLGAVIEASDVRPAVKEQIESLGGKFLDVPFLTDEEREIAQGVGGYARPMPPDWMKRQAELVHQRAIQADIVITTALIPGRKAPTLLHEATVQQMKPGSVVVDLAAAQGGNCPLTVADEVVERHGVVLIGHTNLAGMVAADASALYARNVLDFLKLVIDKDGQFTLNLEDDIVAACLMTRREELALAS, from the coding sequence ATGCAGATAGGGATCCCGACTGAGACGCGGGCGGGGGAGGCGCGCGTTGCCGCAACGCCGGAGACCGTGAAGAAATACGTGGCACAGGGCCACCAGGTCATATTGCAGGCTGGCGCCGGCGTGCGTGCCAGCCAGACCGACAGCGCCTATGAGGCCGCGGGAGCGCGCATCGGCAGCGCCGCCGAGGCGCTGGGCGCGCAACTGGTGCTGAAGGTGCGCGCACCGGACGAAGCCGAGCTGGCGCAGATGAAGCCGGGCGCCGTGCTGGTCGGCATGCTCAATCCCTTCGACGCCGAGAACAACGCGCGCATGTCCGCCGCGAACATCACCGCCTTTGCGCTTGAAGCCGCGCCGCGCACGACGCGCGCGCAGAGCATGGACGTACTGTCGTCGCAGGCCAATATCGCCGGCTACAAGGCCGTGCTGGTGGCGGCGCACCATTACCAGCGCTTCATGCCGATGCTGATGACCGCCGCGGGCACCGTCAAGGCGGCGCGCGTGCTGATCCTGGGCGCGGGCGTCGCCGGCCTGCAGGCCATCGCCTCGGCCAAGCGGCTGGGCGCGGTGATCGAGGCCTCCGACGTGCGCCCCGCGGTGAAGGAGCAGATCGAATCGCTCGGCGGCAAGTTCCTCGATGTTCCCTTCCTCACCGACGAAGAGCGCGAGATCGCCCAGGGCGTGGGCGGCTATGCGCGCCCGATGCCGCCGGACTGGATGAAGCGCCAGGCCGAACTGGTCCACCAGCGCGCGATCCAGGCCGACATCGTCATTACCACCGCGCTGATCCCGGGCCGCAAGGCGCCCACGCTGCTGCACGAAGCGACCGTGCAGCAGATGAAGCCGGGCTCGGTGGTGGTCGACCTGGCCGCGGCACAGGGCGGCAATTGCCCGCTGACGGTGGCCGACGAAGTGGTCGAGCGCCATGGCGTCGTGCTGATCGGACACACCAACCTGGCCGGCATGGTCGCGGCCGACGCCTCGGCACTGTATGCGCGCAATGTGCTGGACTTCCTCAAGCTGGTCATCGACAAGGACGGCCAGTTCACGCTGAACCTGGAAGACGACATCGTCGCCGCATGCCTGATGACGCGGCGCGAAGAACTGGCGCTCGCCAGCTGA